A single window of Spirochaetota bacterium DNA harbors:
- a CDS encoding hydrogenase small subunit has protein sequence MSLNRREFLKIMGATTAAVAFPSVLIQGCKKALQKASERTNVIWIQAQSCSGCSVSLLNKLEPDIATVITEYISLNYHQTLCGGTGHAAVQVLENAVKTNRKDFVLIVEGSIPTKSDEYCTIGEMDGRLIGAREWIEKLGKNAIALVAVGSCSAFGGIPAAKLRATGDNPTGAISLQKMFPDKKVINIPGCPPHPDWMVGTLLHVLLKGMPELDEYNRPLMYFGTTVHEKCERLPDYKRGRFAKHWGEEGCLYLLGCLGMDTGCDIPTRKWVGGVNTCTNCGSGCIGCTEPPFPDYGNRGIYKHLVASNQDLKELHPEIASTVVKLKNGGVING, from the coding sequence ATGTCGCTAAACAGAAGAGAATTTTTAAAAATAATGGGAGCTACTACTGCTGCTGTAGCATTTCCCAGTGTACTGATTCAAGGTTGTAAAAAAGCATTACAGAAAGCTTCTGAGCGTACCAATGTTATCTGGATACAGGCGCAATCCTGTTCTGGGTGTTCGGTTTCGCTTTTAAACAAGCTGGAGCCTGATATTGCAACTGTTATCACCGAATATATTAGCTTGAATTACCATCAGACGTTATGCGGTGGAACAGGTCATGCAGCCGTACAGGTGCTTGAAAATGCAGTGAAGACAAACCGTAAAGATTTTGTATTAATAGTAGAAGGTTCTATCCCCACTAAATCCGATGAATATTGCACCATAGGCGAAATGGATGGAAGATTAATTGGTGCTAGGGAATGGATTGAAAAATTGGGTAAAAATGCGATAGCATTGGTAGCAGTTGGTTCTTGTTCTGCATTTGGGGGTATTCCTGCTGCAAAATTAAGAGCAACAGGCGATAATCCTACTGGAGCAATATCATTGCAGAAGATGTTCCCTGACAAGAAGGTAATAAATATTCCGGGATGCCCACCTCATCCTGACTGGATGGTAGGCACTCTGTTGCATGTTCTACTCAAAGGCATGCCGGAGCTTGACGAATACAATCGTCCGCTTATGTATTTTGGTACCACAGTTCATGAAAAATGCGAACGGCTGCCTGATTATAAACGTGGCCGGTTTGCAAAACACTGGGGTGAAGAAGGGTGTCTGTATCTTTTAGGATGCTTAGGTATGGATACAGGATGTGATATCCCCACCCGTAAATGGGTTGGCGGGGTTAATACCTGTACTAACTGTGGTTCAGGATGTATTGGATGTACAGAGCCTCCATTCCCAGATTATGGTAACAGAGGTATTTATAAACATCTTGTTGCCAGCAATCAAGATTTGAAAGAGCTGCATCCTGAGATTGCCAGCACTGTAGTAAAACTTAAGAATGGAGGTGTCATCAATGGCTAA
- a CDS encoding HyaD/HybD family hydrogenase maturation endopeptidase, with amino-acid sequence MKRGKKTLILGIGNMFQKDDGVGVHVVQYMQQHNVPLPASVKLLDGGTAGFNLIQYMLGYDKLVIIDALRVQDKPGSIYRFSGNHLKAQSPQVSLHEMGIAEVLRVLQLKGARPEVEVIGIVPEDIWSLDTSLSPSVEGSIPKVVELILDSVTAY; translated from the coding sequence ATGAAACGTGGTAAAAAGACATTAATACTTGGTATAGGCAATATGTTTCAGAAAGATGATGGTGTTGGAGTGCATGTAGTACAGTACATGCAACAGCATAACGTACCCCTTCCTGCAAGTGTAAAATTGCTTGATGGTGGGACTGCCGGATTTAATCTTATTCAGTATATGTTGGGGTATGATAAACTGGTTATTATTGATGCATTAAGGGTTCAAGATAAACCTGGCAGTATATATAGATTCAGTGGAAATCATCTCAAGGCACAGTCGCCCCAGGTTTCATTGCATGAAATGGGTATTGCCGAAGTACTGAGGGTTCTGCAATTGAAAGGAGCACGTCCAGAAGTTGAAGTAATTGGTATTGTTCCAGAGGATATATGGTCACTGGATACTTCTCTCAGCCCTTCGGTAGAAGGATCAATTCCAAAAGTTGTGGAGTTGATTCTTGATAGTGTTACTGCTTATTAA
- a CDS encoding cytochrome c family protein, translating into MSKIRLLVFCLGMLSIAVIIGCSEGTTNINPSPTDVVTVTDVNKFITDKDKLAGIGATMNAMDPVAMPHKKHEDAGIKCVVCHHKTGNDDRIKQCAACHKGAKGEDTIHNLCINCHAQSKKGPVLCNECHIAKN; encoded by the coding sequence GTGAGTAAAATCAGGTTGTTAGTGTTTTGTTTAGGTATGCTATCCATTGCAGTAATTATTGGTTGCTCTGAAGGGACAACTAATATTAATCCAAGCCCAACTGATGTTGTCACAGTAACGGATGTGAATAAATTTATTACGGATAAGGACAAACTGGCTGGTATTGGTGCAACAATGAATGCAATGGACCCTGTTGCAATGCCACATAAAAAACATGAAGATGCTGGTATTAAATGCGTTGTATGTCACCACAAAACAGGTAATGATGACAGAATAAAACAGTGTGCAGCGTGCCACAAAGGTGCTAAAGGGGAGGACACTATTCACAACCTGTGCATTAATTGCCATGCCCAGTCAAAGAAAGGGCCTGTGTTGTGCAACGAGTGTCACATAGCTAAGAATTAA
- the hypF gene encoding carbamoyltransferase HypF: MTTHYHIQVKGIVQGVGFRPFVYNIAVSHNLCGSVSNNTEGVTIHLEGPESEIQKCIEIIRTNPPPLAQIIDIHIEKLPPDGFTHFSILESTTTTTRDVFIPPDVAICPECLSDFFDMGNRRYHYPFTTCTHCGPRFSIIQDIPYDRENTAMNPFIMCSECQREYTNPRDRRFHTQPNACATCGPHIVLCDSSGNILQTQFDDIIIHLQKILRTHIVALKSVGGYHLACDATNDECVKLLRQRKQRPFKPFAIMVSSLEFLETFCTVTNKEKELLQSKERPIVLVQLQKNIISPYVAPGLSYIGVMLPYTPFQYMLFHNNTQSIYVMTSANISDEPIIYKDDDAFERLHSIADYFVTYNREILSHTDDSVMYVVDEKPYFVRRSRGFVPAPLFIKQTPVHILATGGDLKNSFALARNNVTVVSQYLGDLSTPWGNELYKKTIAHYCKIFDFEPQSIVHDLHPNYFTTMYAHEYKERGMLTVGVQHHHAHIASVCEEHKLYEPVIGIAFDGTGYGTDHTLWGSEFLIADTTSFTRAAHFDYFGLPGGENAIKDPWKIGLSLLMSGTIDDKNFFTEKKEKDFVKEIIYKNINCPLTCSIGRLFDGVAAILGIAHHISTEAQAAMLLEEYALHALNDTTTFTVPIKEDASLVIDTSYIIREIITMYEANIPVTAIAMRFHRAIADVTIATALKLKDLYNINKIVLSGGVFHNRILLHLISTGLQKKSFDVYIPQKLPCNDGGIALGQIAIGRDTYGH; this comes from the coding sequence ATGACAACCCATTATCACATACAGGTCAAAGGTATTGTTCAGGGCGTGGGATTTAGGCCTTTTGTATACAACATTGCAGTTTCACATAACCTGTGTGGCAGTGTATCTAATAATACAGAAGGAGTGACAATCCACCTGGAGGGACCCGAATCAGAAATTCAAAAATGTATAGAAATTATCCGTACTAATCCACCTCCACTGGCACAGATAATCGATATACACATTGAAAAACTACCACCTGATGGGTTCACGCATTTTTCCATACTTGAAAGCACCACTACCACAACCAGGGATGTTTTTATTCCACCGGATGTTGCAATTTGCCCGGAATGTCTCAGTGATTTTTTTGATATGGGCAACCGGCGATACCACTATCCCTTTACTACCTGTACTCATTGTGGACCACGATTCAGCATTATTCAAGACATACCCTATGATAGAGAAAACACCGCAATGAATCCGTTTATTATGTGCAGTGAGTGTCAACGGGAATACACAAATCCACGCGACCGTCGTTTCCACACACAGCCCAATGCCTGTGCCACATGTGGCCCTCATATAGTGCTGTGCGATAGCTCCGGCAACATACTCCAAACACAATTTGATGATATCATCATCCACCTGCAAAAAATTTTGCGCACCCACATTGTTGCACTGAAAAGCGTTGGGGGGTATCATTTAGCCTGTGATGCAACCAATGATGAATGTGTAAAACTTTTACGCCAGCGAAAACAAAGACCTTTCAAGCCATTTGCTATTATGGTATCATCACTTGAATTTCTTGAAACATTTTGTACCGTCACCAATAAAGAAAAAGAACTGCTACAAAGCAAAGAGCGCCCCATCGTTTTAGTACAATTGCAAAAGAACATCATAAGTCCATATGTTGCTCCAGGCCTTTCGTACATTGGGGTGATGCTTCCGTATACGCCATTTCAGTATATGCTCTTTCACAATAACACCCAAAGCATATATGTAATGACCAGTGCAAATATATCAGACGAGCCTATTATATACAAAGATGATGATGCATTTGAGCGACTACACAGTATAGCAGATTACTTTGTTACTTACAATCGCGAGATACTATCACACACTGATGATTCTGTCATGTACGTGGTAGATGAAAAACCTTACTTTGTGCGCCGTTCACGGGGGTTTGTGCCAGCACCACTTTTTATCAAACAAACACCTGTTCATATTCTTGCAACTGGTGGTGATTTAAAAAACAGCTTTGCATTGGCTCGCAACAACGTTACAGTTGTTAGTCAGTACTTAGGAGATTTGTCTACTCCATGGGGCAATGAGTTATACAAAAAAACTATCGCCCATTATTGTAAAATCTTTGATTTTGAACCTCAAAGTATAGTCCACGATTTGCATCCCAATTACTTTACCACAATGTATGCACATGAATACAAAGAGCGCGGGATGCTGACCGTTGGAGTACAGCACCATCATGCTCACATAGCATCTGTATGCGAAGAACACAAGCTGTATGAACCTGTCATTGGAATTGCCTTTGATGGGACAGGATACGGTACTGACCACACATTGTGGGGAAGCGAATTTTTAATAGCAGACACAACATCCTTTACACGCGCAGCACACTTTGATTACTTTGGGCTTCCTGGTGGAGAAAACGCAATAAAAGACCCTTGGAAAATAGGCCTGTCATTGCTTATGTCAGGAACTATTGATGACAAAAATTTTTTTACTGAAAAAAAGGAAAAAGATTTTGTAAAGGAGATAATTTACAAAAACATCAACTGTCCACTAACCTGTAGCATTGGAAGGTTATTTGACGGTGTTGCTGCTATTTTAGGTATTGCACATCACATCAGCACCGAAGCCCAAGCCGCAATGCTTTTAGAAGAATATGCATTACACGCACTGAATGACACCACAACATTTACTGTCCCCATAAAAGAAGACGCTTCACTTGTTATAGACACTTCGTATATCATCAGAGAAATTATCACAATGTATGAAGCTAACATTCCTGTTACTGCTATAGCCATGCGCTTTCACCGGGCAATAGCCGATGTAACTATCGCCACTGCACTAAAGCTTAAGGACCTTTACAACATCAACAAAATAGTGCTTTCGGGGGGTGTGTTCCATAACAGGATATTACTACACCTCATTTCAACAGGCTTACAAAAAAAATCATTTGACGTATATATACCTCAAAAACTACCGTGCAATGATGGCGGTATTGCACTTGGCCAGATTGCTATAGGAAGGGATACCTATGGACATTAA
- the hypD gene encoding hydrogenase formation protein HypD, which produces MDIKKEASLLSHFKIEKPVAIMEVCGTHTTEFFRTGVKDIFPANLRLIDGPGCPVCVTSNEYLDTAIAIGWQHNCVITTFGDMMKVPSSYSSLAKEKSKGLQVEVVYSPMDAVYLAEQHPDKKIIFLSIGFETTAPAIAACVLEAKKKNLKNFYILPGNKLTVPAVKVLLDSGEVNIDGFILPGHVSAIIGKKAWDFIATDYGKPAVVAGFEDFDLIRGTLMLLGLIKENTPKVLNEYPRVVRDNGNPKALEILYSVFTKGNAHWRGIGVIPESGLDLKDEFADFDAGKQLKAEVPSPKEHPGCRCGELLRGVIIPTDCPLFGKACTPEHAVGPCMVSSEGPCSAYYKYGRK; this is translated from the coding sequence ATGGACATTAAAAAAGAAGCATCGTTATTATCGCACTTTAAAATTGAAAAGCCTGTTGCCATAATGGAAGTATGCGGCACACATACTACTGAATTTTTTCGCACTGGCGTTAAGGATATATTCCCTGCTAACCTGCGCCTAATTGACGGACCTGGCTGCCCTGTCTGTGTTACTTCAAACGAATATCTTGACACAGCCATTGCCATTGGCTGGCAGCATAACTGTGTTATCACTACCTTTGGTGATATGATGAAGGTACCCTCATCATATAGTTCACTGGCAAAAGAAAAATCTAAAGGGCTGCAGGTTGAAGTTGTATACTCACCAATGGATGCTGTATATCTTGCAGAGCAACACCCAGACAAAAAAATTATTTTTTTGAGCATTGGTTTTGAAACCACCGCACCAGCTATAGCAGCTTGTGTACTTGAAGCAAAAAAGAAAAATTTAAAGAATTTTTACATTTTACCCGGAAACAAGCTTACAGTGCCTGCTGTGAAGGTGTTGCTTGATTCAGGCGAGGTCAACATAGATGGCTTTATTTTGCCAGGACATGTGAGTGCAATCATTGGCAAAAAAGCATGGGATTTCATTGCCACTGATTATGGCAAGCCAGCGGTTGTTGCCGGCTTTGAAGACTTTGACCTTATACGCGGAACGTTGATGCTTCTTGGTCTTATTAAAGAAAATACCCCCAAAGTGCTGAACGAATATCCCCGTGTGGTACGTGATAATGGTAACCCCAAAGCTCTTGAAATATTATACAGTGTGTTTACAAAAGGTAATGCCCACTGGCGAGGTATAGGAGTAATACCTGAAAGCGGCCTTGACCTTAAAGATGAATTTGCTGATTTTGATGCAGGTAAACAATTGAAAGCTGAAGTTCCCTCACCCAAAGAACATCCGGGGTGCCGTTGCGGAGAACTTTTGCGTGGAGTCATTATACCTACAGATTGCCCACTATTTGGCAAGGCATGTACTCCGGAACACGCCGTGGGACCATGCATGGTTTCCTCTGAGGGACCATGTTCAGCATACTATAAATACGGGAGAAAGTGA